One stretch of Glycine soja cultivar W05 chromosome 7, ASM419377v2, whole genome shotgun sequence DNA includes these proteins:
- the LOC114418327 gene encoding growth-regulating factor 5-like has translation MMSASARNRSPFTQTQWQELEHQALVFKYMVTGTPIPPDLIYSIKRSLDTSISSRLFPHHPIGWGCFEMGFGRKVDPEPGRCRRTDGKKWRCSKEAYPDSKYCERHMHRGRNRSRKPVEVSSAISTATNTSQTIPSSYTRNLSLTNPNMTPPSSFPFSPLPSSMPIESQPFSQSYQNSSLNPFFYSQSTSSRPPDADFPPQDATTHQLFMDSGSYSHDEKNYRHVHGIREDVDERAFFPEASGSARSYTESYQQLSMSSYKSYSNSNFQNINDATTNPRQQEQQQQQHCFVLGTDFKSTRPTKEKEAETATGQRPLHRFFGEWPPKNTTDSWLDLASNSRIQTDE, from the exons ATGATGAGTGCAAGTGCAAGAAATAGGTCTCCTTTCACGCAAACTCAGTGGCAAGAGCTTGAGCATCAAGCTCTTGTTTTTAAGTACATGGTTACAGGAACACCCATCCCACCAGATCTCATCTACTCTATTAAAAGAAGTCTAGACACTTCAATTTCTTCAAGGCTCTTCCCACATCATCCAA TTGGGTGGGGATGTTTTGAAATGGGATTTGGCAGAAAAGTAGACCCAGAGCCAGGGAGGTGCAGAAGAACAGATGGCAAGAAATGGAGATGCTCAAAGGAGGCATATCCAGACTCCAAGTACTGTGAAAGACACATGCACAGAGGCAGAAACCGTTCAAGAAAGCCTGTGGAAGTTTCTTCAGCAATAAGCACCGCCACAAACACCTCCCAAACAATCCCATCTTCTTATACCCGAAACCTTTCCTTGACCAACCCCAACATGACACCACCCTCTTCCTTCCCTTTCTCTCCTTTGCCCTCTTCTATGCCTATTGAGTCCCAACCCTTTTCCCAATCCTACCAAAACTCTTCTCTCAATCCCTTCTTCTACTCCCAATCAACCTCCTCTAGACCCCCAGATGCTGATTTTCCACCCCAAGATGCCACCACCCACCAGCTATTCATGGACTCTGGGTCTTATTCGCATGATGAAAAGAATTATAG GCATGTTCATGGAATAAGAGAAGATGTGGATGAGAGAGCTTTCTTCCCAGAAGCATCAGGATCAGCTAGGAGCTACACTGAATCATACCAGCAACTATCAATGAGCTCCTACAAGTCCTATTCAAACTCCAACTTTCAGAACATCAATGATGCCACCACCAACCCAAGACAGCaagagcagcaacaacaacaacactgcTTTGTTTTGGGGACAGACTTCAAATCAACAAGACCAACTAAAGAGAAAGAAGCTGAGACAGCTACGGGTCAGAGACCCCTTCACCGTTTCTTTGGGGAGTGGCCACCAAAGAACACAACAGATTCATGGCTAGATCTTGCTTCCAACTCCAGAATCCAAACCG ATGAATGA
- the LOC114418172 gene encoding auxin-binding protein ABP19a-like has product MFLHIVFLLFLLSSTSHATVQDFCVADLKGADTPAGYPCKPPANVTSDDFVYTGLAEAANVTNIINAAVTPAFVAQFPGLNGLELSAARLDLGPSGVIPLHTHPGANELLIVLQGHILAGFISSGNIVYQKVLKKGELMVFPQGLLHFQIAVGKRKALAFPVFSSANPGLQILDFALFASNFSTPLVTQTTFLDPDLVKKLKGVLGGSG; this is encoded by the coding sequence ATGTTTCTCCACATTGTGttcctccttttccttctcTCATCCACTTCCCATGCCACTGTCCAAGACTTCTGTGTGGCAGACCTCAAAGGTGCAGACACCCCTGCAGGCTACCCCTGCAAGCCACCTGCTAATGTCACTTCAGATGACTTTGTGTACACTGGCTTAGCTGAAGCTGCAAATGTCACAAACATAATCAATGCTGCTGTGACCCCAGCTTTTGTTGCTCAATTCCCAGGTCTCAATGGCCTTGAACTATCTGCAGCAAGGTTGGACCTTGGTCCTAGTGGTGTTATCCCACTCCACACTCATCCAGGTGCCAATGAACTACTCATTGTGCTTCAAGGTCACATCCTTGCTGGATTCATATCTTCAGGTAACATAGTTTATCAGAAGGTGCTGAAAAAGGGAGAGCTCATGGTTTTCCCACAAGGGCTGTTGCACTTCCAAATTGCTGTTGGTAAGAGAAAGGCCCTTGCTTTTCCTGTTTTCAGCAGTGCAAACCCTGGCCTCCAAATCCTTGACTTTGCACTGTTTGCCAGCAACTTCTCCACTCCTTTGGTGACACAGACCACTTTCCTTGATCCTGACCTAGTGAAGAAGCTTAAGGGTGTTCTTGGGGGTAGTGGCTAG